A genome region from Solanum pennellii chromosome 12, SPENNV200 includes the following:
- the LOC107007606 gene encoding growth hormone-regulated TBC protein 1-like, with amino-acid sequence MYGTHSKRDMEIEYQSQVPILRPSIHARRAKITVKFQDLYGFTVEGNVDDVNVLNEVREKVREQGKVWWSLEASKGANWYLQTHVSSTLKTSLKFSALVNAITLKKLIRKGIPPVLRPKVWFSLSGAAKKKSTAPDSYYEDLTKAVQDKVTPATKQIDHDLPRTFPGHPWLDTAEGHAALRRVLVAYSFRDSDVGYCQGLNYVAALLLLVMKTEEEAFWMIAVLLENVLVTDCYNKNLSGCHVEQRVFKDLLTKKCPRIAAHLESLEFDVSLVCTEWFLCLFAKSLPSETTLRVWDVLFNEGANLLFHVALAIFKMNEEELLTVHHVGDVIHIIQRCTHQLFDPDDLLTVAFDQIGFMTTTTISRQRKKQEPAVMAELDQRLRRLNSINASDEQ; translated from the exons ATGTATGGAACCCATAGCAAGAGAGACATGGAGATTGAATATCAATCTCAAGTTCCAATTTTGAGGCCAAGTATACATGCCAGAAGGGCAAAGATTACTGTGAAATTTCAAGATCTGTATGGATTTACTGTTGAAGGGAATGttgatgatgttaatgtgtTGAATGAGGTTAGGGAGAAAGTTAGGGAACAAGGGAAAGTTTGGTGGTCATTAGAAGCTAGCAAAGGTGCTAATTGGTATTTGCAAACTCATGTTTCCTCAACCCTTAAAACATCCCTCAAATTCTCTGCTTTGGTGAATGCAATTACTCTCAAGAAGCTCATTAGGAAAGGAATTCCACCTGTTTTGAGGCCTAAGGTGTGGTTTTCACTATCAGGAGCTGCTAAGAAGAAATCGACTGCCCCGGATAGTTATTATGAGGATTTGACAAAGGCTGTACAGGATAAGGTCACACCTGCAACCAAGCAGATTGATCAT gaccttccacgaacctttcctgGTCACCCCTGGTTGGACACTGCTGAGGGTCATGCTGCCCTTAGGCGGGTCCTTGTTGCCTATTCTTTCCGTGATTCTGATGTTGGCTACTGCCAG GGATTAAACTATGTTGCAGCATTATTATTGCTGGTGATGAAAACCGAAGAAGAGGCTTTCTGGATGATTGCTGTCCTTCTGGAGAATGTGTTAGTCACCGACTGTTATAATAAGAACTTATCTGGATGTCATGTTGAACAAAGAGTGTTCAAGGATCTATTAACCAAAAAATGTCCAAG GATAGCCGCTCATTTGGAGTCACTGGAGTTCGACGTTTCTCTTGTTTGCACCGAATGGTTTCTCTGCCTTTTCGCCAAAAGCTTGCCTTCTGAG ACAACCTTGCGGGTCTGGGATGTCCTTTTCAATGAAGGTGCAAATCTTCTATTTCATGTGGCATTGGCAATTTTTAAg ATGAACGAAGAAGAGTTGCTGACGGTGCATCATGTTGGGGATGTAATTCATATAATCCAGAGATGCACACATCAACTTTTTGATCCTGATGACTTGTTGACG gTTGCTTTTGATCAAATTGGTTTTATGACAACCACTACTATATCAAGACAGAGGAAAAAGCAGGAACCAGCGGTCATGGCAGAGCTTGACCAGAGACTAAGGCGGTTAAATTCCATAAACGCGAGTGATGAACAATAG
- the LOC107006827 gene encoding fimbrin-5, whose protein sequence is MSSFVGVVVSDQWLQSQFTQVELRGLNSNFLSARNQSGKVTLGDLPPMLCKLKAFKDILNEDDIKAIFSESSSDMSEEIDFESFLRAYLNLQARATAKGDSKTSSSFLKATTTTLRHTISESERGSYVAHINSFLRDDPFLKDFLPIDPSTNQLFDLAKDGVLLCKLINIAVPGTIDERAINTKKVLNPWERNENHTLCLNSAKAIGCTVVNIGTQDLIEARPHLVVGLISQIIKIQLLADLNLRKTPQLVELVEDSQEVEELMSLSPEKVLLKWMNFHLKKAGYKKEVTNFSSDLKDGEAYAHLLNTLAPEHGTTNTLDTEDPTERANLILEQAEKLDCKRYVTPKDIVEGAANLNLAFVAQIFQHRNGLTADTTKLSFAVMMEDDAQTSREERCFRLWINSLGTDTYVNNLFEDVRTGWVLLEVLDKISQGLVNWKQATKPPIKMPFRKVENCNQVISIGKELNFSLVNVAGSDIVQGNKKLILAFLWQLMRFSMLQLLINLKFHALGKEITDADILNWANSKVKSVGRKSQIESFKDKSISSGKFFLELLSAVEPRVVNWSLVTKGRTDEDKKLNANYTISVARKLGCSIFLLPEDIIEVNQKMMLTLTASIMYWSLQTKTEDSESNTAENASSEASPAAASDGDIASTTSEVEKEVQEER, encoded by the exons atgtctagttttgttggtgttgttgtctcTGATCAATGGCTACAGAGTCAATTCACTCAAGTCGAGCTGCGCGGCCTCAATTCCAAC TTCCTATCTGCAAGGAATCAATCCGGGAAGGTCACTTTGGGAGATCTACCACCTATGTTGTGCAAACTTAAGGCCTTCAAAGATATACTAAATGAGGATGATATTAAGGCAATATTTAGCGAGTCGTCATCTGATATGAGTgaagaaattgattttgaatCGTTCCTTCGG GCATATCTAAATCTACAAGCACGGGCTACAGCGAAAGGTGACTCAAAGACCAGCTCCTCTTTCCTCAAGGCAACTACAACCACACTCCGACACACCATTAGTGAATCTGAAAGGGGCTCATATGTAGCTCACATCAACAGCTTTCTCAGAGACGATCCGTTTTTGAAGGATTTCCTACCGATAGATCCATCTACCAATCAACTCTTTGATCTTGCCAAAGATGGTGTTCTTCTTTG TAAGCTCATAAATATTGCTGTCCCTGGAACAATAGATGAACGTGCTATCAATACCAAAAAGGTTCTTAATCCATGGGAAAGAAATGAGAACCACACCCTTTGCCTCAATTCCGCTAAGGCCATTGGTTGTACTGTGGTCAATATTGGCACACAGGATTTAATCGAAGCAAGA CCTCATCTGGTTGTCGGGTTGATTTCTCAAATAATCAAG ATACAATTATTAGCTGATCTCAATCTGAGAAAAACTCCACAACTTGTGGAACTGGTGGAAGATAGTCAG GAAGTAGAGGAGCTTATGAGCTTATCTCCAGAAAAAGTTTTACTGAAATGGATGAATTTCCATCTTAAAAAAGCAGGCTACAAGAAAGAGGTTACAAATTTCTCAAGTGACTTAAAG GACGGAGAAGCTTATGCTCATTTGCTCAACACTCTCGCGCCTGAACATGGTACAACCAACACATTAGATACAGAAGATCCAACTGAAAGAGCAAACTTGATTCTTGAGCAAGCAGAAAAACTAGATTGCAAAAGATATGTAACTCCAAAGGACATTGTTGAGGGCGCAGCGAACCTAAATCTTGCATTCGTTGCACAAATATTTCAACACAG GAATGGATTGACAGCAGATACCACAAAGTTGTCTTTTGCTGTGATGATGGAGGATGATGCTCAAACTTCTCGAGAAGAAAGATGCTTTCGGTTGTGGATTAACAGTCTTGGAACTGATACTTAtgtgaataatttatttgagGACGTGAGAACCGG GTGGGTTCTTTTAGAGGTACTGGACAAAATTTCACAAGGATTAGTTAATTGGAAACAAGCAACAAAGCCTCCAATTAAGATGCCATTTCGAAAAGTTGAGAATTGCAATCAAGTCATAAGCATTGGGAAAGAACTGAATTTCTCCCTCGTAAATGTAGCTGGAAGTGATATTGTACAAGGAAACAAGAAGCTCATACTAG CTTTTTTGTGGCAGTTAATGAGGTTTTCAATGCTCCAATTGTTGATAAACTTGAAATTTCATGCCCTTGGAAAGGAGATAACAGATGCTGACATACTAAATTGGGCAAACAGTAAAGTGAAGAGTGTAGGGAGAAAATCTCAAATTGAAAGCTTTAAG GACAAAAGTATATCGAGTGGGAAATTCTTTCTCGAGCTTCTAAGTGCTGTGGAGCCAAGGGTCGTAAATTGGAGCCTTGTCACCAAGGGTAGAACTG ATGAGGATAAGAAGCTTAATGCAAATTATACAATCAGTGTAGCACGTAAACTCGGGTGCTCCATCTTTTTATTGCCTGAGGATATAATAGAG GTGAACCAGAAGATGATGCTGACACTCACAGCAAGCATCATGTATTGGAGCTTGCAGACAAAGACTGAAGATTCAGAGTCCAACACTGCAGAAAACGCCAGTTCGGAGGCATCTCCAGCAGCAGCCTCTGATGGTGACATTGCTTCCACAACTTCTGAAGTGGAAAAGGAGGTGCAAGAAGAAAGatag